The stretch of DNA CCCCGCCAGCCCCTGACCCGCCGCCGGCCCCCGACCCGCCGGGGGCTGCCGCTGCCTCGCCCCGCTCCAGCCCGGACGCCGACGGGCCCATCGACCTGAGCAAGAAGCCGCGGCGGCAGGGCGAggcgccgccggccccgctgcTGCCCTTGGCCGACTACCACGAGTGCACCGCCTGCCGCATCAGCTTCAACAGCCTCGACGCCTACCTGGCCCACAAGAAGTACCAGTGCCCGGCCACGCCGCTGCAGCCCCGCACCCTCGAGCACCTGCAGAAGATGAAAGGGGCCATGGCAGCCCCCTTCAAGGGTCGgcgcagccccagcagccccggcGAGGGGGACCCTGAAGGCGTGCGGGCGCGGGCGGCTGCGGCCAGGAGCCCAGGCGTCCCCTACCCCGGCGCTTCTGGGGGGGACTCGCTGCAGCGGCACCCCAAAGGTCCCCTGCTGCCCCCTGCGACCAAGGGACCGCTCTCCGCCTGCCCCTACTGTCCCCTCAACGGGGCCATCAAGGGCGACCTCCTCGAGCACTTCCGCACGGCCCACGGGCTGTTCGTGGCCAagccggcggcggccgggccggggctcCCCGACAGCCCGGCGCCCGCCGCCCGCAGGACGCCCGAGcccccgctgcccgccgcctcgcccccgcgcccgcccggcCCCCGCCTGCGCCGGGACAGCTTCAACAGCAAGGAGGGGCGAGAGGGCAgcggcagcccccggcccccCGCCTCGCCCCGGCCCCCCGCCTCGCCCGGAGCCCCCGAGGGACTGCGGGAAGCCGCCCACAAAGCCCCCACTCCCCCAGCCTACACGGACAGGGGGGTACAGACCCCGCCGGCCAAGGCCGTGCCAGGCCCCGTGCCCAACGGCAACCACAGGTACTGTCGCCTCTGCAACATCAAGTTCAGCAGCCTCTCCACCTTCATCGCCCACAAGAAGTATTACTGCTCGTCCCACGCCGCCGAGCACGTCAAGTAAAGCCCCTTCCCCGCTGCCCCCCAACACCCCAGCTCGGggtgagggggctgcagggctgggggactGGGAAGCGATGCCAGCACCACCCCATTGCGGGGCTTGGGGTGATGGAGGACCCCCGGGAGGCTCTGCCAGGGCAGCTTCAGCATACAGATGGCTCTCCCCCCAACTTCACCCTGGGTTGGGGGTCCTGCGCCCAGGACCCTGTGGGGAGGAGCGTGGTGCTGGTGAGTGGGGTCCTACCTCTGCCCCCGCTGCAGCAGAAGCCAATGctgcagggaaactgaggcagggggaAGATGCATCGGCCTGCCCtggcctgggggctgcaggggggctCTGCCCCCAGGTAGACActacagagctggggaagggggctTGGCCTCGGGCACCCCAAGAAGCGTGTGGGTGCCCCCCACCACAACCCAGACCCTGCAGGGAGACAGCGCTGAAGGCGAggatgctgctgccctgggaacTGTGTGTATAAGTGTGTACAGAAATAAATATGTCTAAtacagccaggctgctgccagcacagcaatggggggtgctggggggctggcACGGCCACGCTCACCCCTTGAGATCAGGGGCACCGGGCTGAGGAGGGGGACATGAGCCTGTCTAGTCATGGGGTAACAGGGACAGGCTGCACTGGCgaggcagagcacagcacagcctcccTGAGCCAGCCCTGGAACCCACCTCACCACACCCCAGGTGTCACCAATCTGGGCCACAGGCTGACgaagcccccagccctggctgcaggctGATGGATCGTTAATTATCTGGCTAATGAAgcccctcccagcacagccctgggggcTGTTCCCATGCTGGAGCTCCTGCCCCCTGCCTGAGGCCACCAGGTAAGTGTGGCTCAGCTCCTGTGGCCCCTGTAGAGCATCACAGGGGGAATGTCCCTAAGCACCCCTGGTGCTTCCCAGTACCCCAGATGGGTGCAGTGGGTTGCTCCCCTCCATCCCAGCTTGCCCACAGTGACTGGCAGGGTTGGTGCTTCAGGGACCTGCTCTGGACACTGTCTCCTGCTCAGGGACAGCTGCCAGGTCAGTACAACCCTATGGGACTCAGGCTCTGGGATCTCTGGAGCTGGGGGGTGGGTGCAGCccccccagggcagcaccagcctAGGGGAGTGCACAAGGCTGGGGGAGGTACAGGGCTTCCAACACCCACCCCCAGGCAAGAGAGGTGCATCCTTCCCTGCCAGCCCTGTTCCAGGTGCCAATGGCAGCAGAacccccagccccttccctcccttaCCTGCAGCAAGGCTGCCTTGGGCAGAGGGGTTCGGGGTGAAGGAGCCCCTCTGCACAATCCCCTCCCCAGGGCTTGCCACGAGGGGGGGGCTCAACTTCATGCCAAAGGGCCCTCTGTGCCAGggaggaggatggaggcagCAACTCCCCTGGGGAGCACTTGCAACAGGTCCCCTCCTTGCACACTCTTGCACCACggctctgcccagcccaggaGTGCCAAGTAGGGCAAAGCGGCTGTGCCCCTACCTCCCCGCTCCCACCccagcaaagaggagaaagaggcagctgaaggcagcagagctttacttaaataaatatatttacagagcagcagaggtTGCAGAGGGGAGCTGGCCCCACTCAGCCAGCGGAGTGCAAGGAGAGGCTGGGCCAGGCACTGTGGCAGCCTCCCCCCAGGCATTGACCTAGCAGGGTGCTGAGACCCCCAGAGGTGAGGGGTGAATGGGACAGGAGCAGGGGGACAGGGCGTGCAGCCctcactgcagcatcttcctgcAGGGCAGGGGCGGGAGGCTGCGGGGCAGCAGGCTCGGCAGCGCTGGGCTGCTCTCCACCtccttctgctcctctgtggcgtccaggagctgctgcatgtAGCAGGAGGTGCCCAGCAGGACATGGCCCGTGGCCTGCATGGTGAAGAGTGTCCAGCGCAGGgcttccctgggcagggaggaagggggTGAGCGTCCCTCCTTGCACCCCGTGAAGGGCACgggcagcagggctggtccctccctgccacagccccccTCCCTGAGCCATCTGGGGCCTCCCCAGCACTCACTTCATCAGCCTCCTGGCCCCATAGCAGCGCAGGTCGTAGGACATGCTGTAGGTGCCATAGAGAGTGGCTTTGACATTGAGGCAGCCCAGGTCCCGTGGGTTGGTCTTGTAGAGGTCGAAGGTGACACTGGCAACATCGATCTTCCGAGGGGGCTTGTGGGACAGGCTGAGCTCGTAGCCCCCCATCTAGGGGAGAGCAGGACCAGGGTCACCCAGTGGTACCCCCACCCTCCCGGTCCCAcctcccccagcatcctggGTCCCTCCTGGCAAGTATCACATCCCCTCCCTACCAATCGCAGTCAGGCCAAGCCagagtcctgtgcccaggaaGTCACTCACCTTGGAGGGAGCCCAGGTCTGCCCCTTGCTCAGGGCCATCAGCACCGTGCCCTCCTGCAGCGTCCGGAAGAAAGCCTCTGTCTCCACCGCGGTGCCGTCCTCATCCAACACCAGCGAGATGGGCCCCGGGGCAAGCAGGGTGCTCTGAGCCTGCAAAGGTGCTGGGGGTGAGCAGGATGGGGAGCTTGGGgggtggcagagctgggcagacagacccccccagcagccagggagagAGCTGACCTGGcgcagcagctcagccaggctGCCTGCCATGATGCCCTTGCGCAGGCTGCGGTCGCAGTTGCAGATGCGGTAGGGCCGGGGCCGTGGGGCcgggctggagaggagctgctgggtcATGGAGGCACTTGCTGAGACACATCTGGggaaggatggagagatggggGTGTCCTGAGACCCACTGCCAGCCTTAGGTAGTGCCAGCCTTCCCAGGGACACAGCAGGGAGTGGCACATCAGAGAGACAAAAGGTTTCCAAAGGAGGGAGAGCTGTGGTAGCCCCCACCACAGTGATGGAGGTTCCCAGAGGGTTCCAGTGGCCCCCATCCCAGGGACAGAGCTCCCCAGAACTTACTTGGAGACAGGGGCAGCCAGGCGCTGGCTCAGGGACTTGGCATAATCCATCTTCGCAAGGGCCACACTCCAGCCTGTTGGGAGGAAGGATTCAGCACTGGGCAAGGATGGTCCCTCCAGCTTCTCTCCACTCCAGGAGACCCTTTCCCACCAGCACCTGccaccctgagctgcagcacagcagtgagcCAGTGCCTCGGCGCAGCTGCCTTTAGGCAGGGGCTGGGCCTGCCCTTTGGCCAGGGTCAGGCCACTGACGGTGGCCCAGGGCAGAGTCTGTTGCCAACACGGCTCTTACGCAAAGCCCTGGGGCACCAACTCAGCACTGGAGCAAAGGTGAGAGacaggcacagagctgcacacacaccccGGCCCCTCAAGGACAGCAGGGGCTTGGGGGAGCCAGGGGCAACCATGATAACAGCCTCAGCTCTGTTACTGCAGGGACACCTCCCCCTGGGAACCTGCTGGGAGGTCCTGGAgagcatccccatccccatccccatccccatccccatccccatccccatccccatccccatccccatccccatccccatccccatccccatccccatccccatccccatccccatccccatccccatcccctctcacctccagcagcccccagtcCGTCTCTCCCGGATCGCACCCTCCCACCCCACCGCACCTTATATACCTGTCACGAGGCTCCGCCCCCTCCGCGCCACACCTCCCGCCTCAGCCAATCCCCTGCCGGGCCGCtggcgcgggggcggggccagCGGGGACCGTGAGGATGGGCTGTCCCAGTGCTGCTCCCTTCCAGTGCCTCCAGTAAGCTTCTTCCCAGTGAGCTCCCTCCCAGTACCCGCAGCAGGATCCGTCCCAATGCCCCCAGTAAACAGCTTCCTGATAAGCTTCTTCCCATTCCCCAGCAGCCCTTTATCAATACCCTCAGTAAGCTCAATGCCCCCAGTAAGCCTCCAACCAGTGCCCTAGTCAGCCCTTTCCCAGTATGCCCAGCAAGACCTCTCCCAGTACCCCCTCCCAATGCACCCAATCAGCCTCTTCCCAATGTCCCTGGTGaggtccctcccagtgcccccagtaaGCGGCCTCCTGGGCATTTTGCACCTCTGGGACACCTCCCCTGTGCTCCTGGGGTGGGATTGGGCTCTGGCTGGAGAGCTGGCAAGGGTAGAGGCCCAGGGGGCTGTTGCATAGTCGGGACGAGGAGCTTGTGTTTAGGGCCCTGAGGTTGCCAAAGCAGGGGCAGAGCCTGCCTGGACAGAGAATGGCCACGGCTCCCAGGGGACATGTGTGCACACCACATCACACTCACAtctgtgcacacacactcacatctgtgcacacacacacatatccatgcacacacagctcactATGCTTGCACACCTGTCCCCACAGCCATGCACAGATGCATGCTGCATGCATGCCCATCCAGCTGTGTCTGCCTGCATGTCTGTGCCCCTCCATGTGTGTGTGCCCACGGCCAACACGTGCACACCTACCCCTCCATGTGTGTGCAGATACccactgctctgtgtgtgtgtgaatgtaCCTAcaagggctggagcacaagtgtgatggggagcagctgagggaatgggggtgttgagcctggagaagaggaggctgagggcagacaggagccctctctgacactccctgacaggaggctgcagggagctgggggtcaggctctgctccccagtaatgaatgacaggacgagaggaagtggcctcaaataccccaggggaggttgaggttggagctgaggcagaactgtttccctgagaggggtgtcagcccctgtgccaggctgcccagggagctgggggagtgcccagccctggagggaccccaaagccctggagctgaggtgctgagggccaggggtgagtcgtgggctgggcagggtgagggcagggctggggctgcagcagcttcaggggcttctcCAGCCAGGAGCACTGTCCGTGGTGCCGCTGTGCTCAGCCCCGCGCCCGTTCCCGCGCGCGCCCGCGGCCCCTTTAAGGCGCggccgggggaggggggggggggggggggagcgcGAGCCCCCGCCCCGCCCTTCCCCCACCTCAGCGCGAGGGCCGTCGCGCGTGGATGACGTCACGCCATGGCCGCCCTGCGCCGCCGCGAGTAGAGGCCCCgtcccgcgccgccgccgccgctccgccgccgctttccccttcccccgccccgcgcccgccgcctcCCTCCCCCgctccggcccggcccggcccgctgCGCCCCCGCAGGTGAGCTGCTGCCCGCACAGCCCCGCTCGGCGGGCGCCGGCTGCGGCCTAGCTCCGGGCACGGGGGGGGGGCGGGCCCGGGCAACGGCGGAACCGGCGCAGCGGCCTCAAGCCGGGAGGGCGGCCTCCGCCCCGGCGGAGGATGCTGGGGTGCAGGAGCAGTCCCCTAGCCTGAGGTTGGGGAGGAAGGGGCGGCTATCGCTGGCAGTGAGGCGGAGGGTGGGCCTCACAGGGGGGAGCTCGGTTTGGGGATGGGGGGGTTGGGGAAGGAGGTGTCAGTTGGAGGcgaggggaggggttggggagggCGGCCCCGTGGGGGGTACTGGGATGGGAAGGTGGGTACTTGGGTAGGGAGCCTTTGGTTTGGGGGTGGGGGATTTCCGGAGGACTGACCCCGCTTGATGGGGGTGAAGCTCTGACTGTTCTCCCTCTCCAAACAGGTGGGAAGAGGGAGAGCTCCAGCAGCCTCGGCCCGGGGGGCACAGCAGAAGGACCTCAGCCTGGCAGGAGGCCCTGGGAGGTAagggaggtgtggggagaagAGCTGGGACCcacagtggcagcagctgcacgTGGGGATCTGTTGTGCCCTGGGTAGGTGTAGCCCTGGTTTGGGTCATCTGCCTCACACAGCAGGTGCTGTGAGATGCCCCCTGCTCAGAGCTGCCCTTGTCTTTGCAAGTGTCCTGCCTCGTGGCTGCTGCAGGTGGTTTGAGTTCCCTGCACCAGTCATCTCAGCAGGGCTATCTCTTCTCAGAGCTTTCCCTTCAGCATCTATGCtagcagtattttcttttgttgtctttGGTAGCTCAGCTCTTGTCAAACAGCCCTTCACAGTGCTGCTTTGGCTGCAGCAAGAGCAGCACCTGCAAGGTCTGAGCTCTTCTACCCAGTGTTCTGAGTAAAGTTAGACTCTTGAGGGTGATTATCCACGAGTTCTACAGAATAGAGGTACAATCAGACTTGTTTTCTGTCATGGTACTGAGGCACTGCAAACTAGAAACTAACAGTTaccagcagagccctgcaggaAGAGCCCTGTGTGTTCCAGCAGTAGGAAAATCAGTTGCTCTATGAAAACAAAGTCCAGCTGTCCTACAGTACAGTTTCTCTTCAGGTTGAACCCCAAGATGTATCTGATTAGTGGAAAGGATTTGTTGCATCAAGCTGTTTGGCCGTTGGAAAGggaattttctcctttctatcACAAAGATTTCTGCCTGAAGCAAAGAGCTTGTTTGTTGCTTCCTTTTGCTTCTGTCCTGTGGCCTCCCCAGGAGCTGTGAGGTCTGTGCTGGGGGGTACAGAGGTTGGGTGCCTGCTTGATTCTTGCCATCTGATTGATAATTTGTAGCATCTCAAGATTGAAGCCAATGGCTCTGTTGGGATCCAGGCTTCTGTAAGGTGCTCAGTGCCTTCCTGCCATCAGAGGTGCTGGAACCATCCTATATCCAAGGTGAATTCCTTGTTCACTTTTCATGGCACCGTCATAGCTCAGCCTTGGAGGGAGGGATTGATTTAATGAATGGAAATCATGCTTGTCAGGAGTGTTTTTACTTTGGTGGCTATTTCAGATCCCATCTTAACTGCCAGCTTTATCCTGTAGATGCTGCAGTGGGTTAGAGTAAGCTGCCATCCTTTCCAGCCTAGCTCAGTTCCTCTGCTGCCAAGATGCCACCTGCAGCAGCGAGCCAGTCAGTTGTACATAAAGCTTTACTTTGTTGGCTTGATCAAAGATGCTGCTCAAACTTCTCATGACATCTAATTGCAAATGAGACAGCAGAGAGCAATAATAAACAGAATGTGggcctcctgcctgcagctgagAGCCATGGACCCAGagtggatgagttcctgtgtgacttgctCCAGGTAATCCTGCTGtgacagaggggttggactggataatcttttcaggtcccttccaacctgtaaGATTTTGTGGAATTAAGTCAGTTTTGTAACAGAAGGGGTTGTGCAGCTTTGACCAAAGGTGACTTTGCCTGAGCTGCCTGTCATTCTAAAGATACCTCTGCTGAGTGAGAAGTGTTACTGTATACCTGATTCTTGCTCCATCATCCTTAGCTGCAAGTCAAACAACTTAATCTGTAGAAgttaatattttgcttttgtaacTGGTTTTGAAGACAGGAAGAAACTGGCACAAAAATGAGGGATGAAGCCTGTGCTTTCTGCTCTACCATGTCTGGCAGCCTTGCTGCTTCCATGTAGCCATCTCATGAAATTCAACAGGGGCAAGTGTAGAGGcttacatctgggaaggaataactccatgtaccagcacagctggggaatgaactgttagagagcagtgtagagAAAAGGGACCTAGAGGTACTGGtttgcagcaggatgagcatgagccagcaatgtacccttgtgggcaagaaggccaatggcatcctggggtgtgtcagaagggctgtgggcagtaggtcagagaggttctgctcctcctctactatgccctcctgagaccacatctggaatattgtgtccagttctgggcccctcagttgcagaaggacagggagctgctgcagagagttcagcacagggccacagagatgatggagtggagcatctcccttgtgatgaaaggctgagggagctggggctctgcagcttggaggagactgaggggtgacctcattcatatttacagaTACATACAGGGTGGGTGtgagaaggatggagccaggctgtgctcagtgatggccaatgacagcacaaggggcaatgggtacaagctggaacagaagaggttccaaagaaacacaaggaaaagctccttcagtgtgagggtgagggagcactggcaggggctgcccagatgggctatggagtctccttctctggagacatccaaaaCACCCTGTAAAGCCCAGCTTTGGGTGGCTACTAGAGCAGTGTCTTGGCATCATGCAGCAGAAATACTATCTTTTCCATCATTAGTCTGACAGCTTTCTTAtttccatctcctttttttcccccgcTTCTGATGTTTATTCTGCCTATcatgggtttggtttgggggcATTTCCGTGGAGTTGCACATAAAATTGAAGCAAAAATCTGGTTCATTGGCTTTGGGGTGTCTTTTCTTGTTTCTACTGGTGAACTTGGAGCAACAAGCCTCAGGGTTTGGGCTCAACTGTGGTTCTCAGTGAAACAATTCAGCATTAAGAGGTGGTGGAGGAGCTCTTTTAAGTTCCTCCTGTGCATTTCATCGCTGCCTGAGAGGGTAAGGCCATGAGGACTGTTGCTGAAGGAGAACTTGAATCTGGGGAAGTACACACCAAAAGCAGGCTGCCTGGGTTTTGTGAACCCTTTTCAACTGGGCTGCCATTTATTGTGCTTCTTACCATTTGCACTGATGGAAATTAATAGGAAATGATTGTAACTGATGCATGCAGTGGGTTTTTGTAATAGCTTTAATAGCTGCTGGTGGAGGTGAGGTGAATGTTTTATACTTACCACCTCAGCTGGGGGTGAGAACACAGTCATATTTGttttcccccacctcccttAAGGTCTTGATGTCAAATGCAGGAAGGCATCTCCttaatttaaatgctttttcttcGGTGCTGCTTATTTGCAAGAAATGAGGAAGCAAATTTCCTGCCTACATCAGCCCTTGACAgcttttctgttgctgctggCCTCTCAAGGCTGCCCTTTCAGACAGAACATGCTGCATTGTTCTACCTGCACGCAGAGTGGAACTTCTCAGGCACTTGGTGATTAAAAGCACTGCCCTAAACTTACTCTTAAAGCCTGTGCATGCACCCATGAGCTCAGTATCAGCCTTTATGTATCCAGTAAGAATAGACTTTGTTTCACATTGCAtcctgtgcccagagctgctatCGCTGCGGGGCAATcactgctgccttttcctttggcttttaaCTTTTCAAGCTTTGGGAGCAAGAGCCAACTTCTTCAGGTGTGCAGAGACACAGGAGCTCAACATGAgactctgctgctgccccagtgAATGTTTAGGTCATCCTTGTGTTTATCATCTTGTACCTGTGCAGGGCTCCACAGACTTGAAGCAGAGCAGAGTTGTTAGGTCTTAACACAGGGACTTGCACTGCTCTGGGAGGGATTCCTGGTTGATTTTTTGAGCTCCTCTCATAGTATGGAGTGTGACTTTCATCTGGAGAGCTTGCTGCAAGTACCAGCTAACAATGTCTTCAGTAGGGTGAAGACAAGAGATGTTATCTCAGTGATGACAGTGCATCTGGCAGAGTACAAGACATAAATACCACAGCCCTGGTCCTGGGAAGTTGTGAAGCAGCAGATGAGTAGCAGGGGTAACAAAGTCATCCTGCCTTCCTCATTTCCAGCCATGGGCTCTTAACAGAGAGGAAAGATGCTGAATGTTCCCCACTTTTACCCTGCTGCTCTGGTTCAGCACTGATTCTGTCCTTCCCCAAGTGGTTTGagtttcagctgctgtcaaggCCTGTCTTTGCTCTGGTGGTGTTTGCAGCCCGTGGCAGCCTGTCTGGATGCCATGGCTTGGTGTGCCTTCTGTCTGGCTGTTCTTGCTCTTTGATGCTAAATGACAACCTTTATGATGCAGAACCAGTcagaggagcagagaaaagTGACAGGGTTGGATCAGGAAAAAGTTAAGTAGCTCAGAGCTG from Colius striatus isolate bColStr4 chromosome 14, bColStr4.1.hap1, whole genome shotgun sequence encodes:
- the CIDEC gene encoding lipid transferase CIDEC, whose translation is MDYAKSLSQRLAAPVSKCVSASASMTQQLLSSPAPRPRPYRICNCDRSLRKGIMAGSLAELLRQAQSTLLAPGPISLVLDEDGTAVETEAFFRTLQEGTVLMALSKGQTWAPSKMGGYELSLSHKPPRKIDVASVTFDLYKTNPRDLGCLNVKATLYGTYSMSYDLRCYGARRLMKEALRWTLFTMQATGHVLLGTSCYMQQLLDATEEQKEVESSPALPSLLPRSLPPLPCRKMLQ